A single window of Gossypium hirsutum isolate 1008001.06 chromosome A10, Gossypium_hirsutum_v2.1, whole genome shotgun sequence DNA harbors:
- the LOC107948913 gene encoding rRNA-processing protein EFG1 isoform X2, with product MAHGGYGKRRMAEGNRVGRRSKGPGVDKKPKPKAPSLKNQIRSIERMLRKDLPPEVREAQEKKLGGLKKQQEIHNRLAVERKIFLRDRKIKFFERRKIERRIRRLEKLQRTSSGQAQDVDIADQLSKLKEDLEYVRFFPKTEKYVSLFTGGDDSDIVDRRNRLRKQIKANLIAAAASGKDMEETGSEDDGLLDLSDDDFFLTGTSSDEADADDEWTDKSTREQASSASGKAASGMSSDERNQRQVSARALMPPPRPSSNSFSNSVHAKSRFGSSSSRNSSMRRAEMSASSNASNSRSGSSFKAGGSSNSKTGNSSNLSSNSDARKPRRKRRPKKRKQQA from the exons ATGGCCCACGGTGGCTATGGTAAGCGGCGTATGGCCGAAGGGAACCGCGTCGGTCGGCGATCCAAGGGACCCGGCGTCGACAAGAAACCGAAGCCCAAAGCCCCCTCTCTTAAGAACCAGATACGCTCCATTGAACGCATGCTGCGAAAG GATCTTCCACCTGAAGTTAGAGAGGCTCAAGAAAAAAAGTTAGGAGGGCTTAAGAAACAACAAGAAATCCACAACCGACTCGCTGTGGAACGAAAAATCTTCTTGAGGGACAGAAAGATTAAGTTTTTTG AGAGGAGAAAGATAGAAAGGAGGATTAGGCGTTTGGAGAAGCTGCAAAGAACTTCATCCGGTCAGGCACAAGACGTGGATATTGCTGACCAGCTTTCTAAATTGAAAGAGGATCTTGAATATGTTAGG TTTTTCCCTAAGACCGAGAAATATGTATCTTTATTTACTGGAGGTGATGATTCAGACATAGTTGATAGGAGAAATAGATTGCGGAAGCAGATAAAAGCCAACTTAATTGCTGCTGCTGCCAGTGGGAAAGATATGGAAG AAACAGGGAGTGAGGATGATGGACTGTTGGATTTGAGTGATGATGATTTCTTTTTGACTGGAACCTCAAGTGATGAAGCTGATGCAGATGATGAATGGACAGATAAAAGTACCAG GGAACAGGCTTCTAGTGCTTCTGGAAAAGCAGCATCTGGCATGTCTAGTGATGAAAGGAATCAG AGACAGGTTTCTGCCAGAGCTTTGATGCCACCTCCCAGGCCATCATCTAATTCCTTTTCAAATTCAGTACATGCAAAATCAAGGTTTGGATCTTCATCTAGCCGAAATTCATCCATGCGAAGAGCTGAAATGTCTGCATCAAGCAATGCATCAAATAGCAGAAGTGGTTCTTCCTTTAAGGCAGGGGGATCCTCAAACTCAAAGACAGGAAACAGTAGTAATTTAAGTTCCAATTCTGATGCTCGTAAGCCACGTAGAAAGAGGAGACCAAAAAAGAGAAAGCAACAG GCATGA
- the LOC107948913 gene encoding rRNA-processing protein EFG1 isoform X1 encodes MAHGGYGKRRMAEGNRVGRRSKGPGVDKKPKPKAPSLKNQIRSIERMLRKDLPPEVREAQEKKLGGLKKQQEIHNRLAVERKIFLRDRKIKFFERRKIERRIRRLEKLQRTSSGQAQDVDIADQLSKLKEDLEYVRFFPKTEKYVSLFTGGDDSDIVDRRNRLRKQIKANLIAAAASGKDMEETGSEDDGLLDLSDDDFFLTGTSSDEADADDEWTDKSTSQTCMHFMHREQASSASGKAASGMSSDERNQRQVSARALMPPPRPSSNSFSNSVHAKSRFGSSSSRNSSMRRAEMSASSNASNSRSGSSFKAGGSSNSKTGNSSNLSSNSDARKPRRKRRPKKRKQQA; translated from the exons ATGGCCCACGGTGGCTATGGTAAGCGGCGTATGGCCGAAGGGAACCGCGTCGGTCGGCGATCCAAGGGACCCGGCGTCGACAAGAAACCGAAGCCCAAAGCCCCCTCTCTTAAGAACCAGATACGCTCCATTGAACGCATGCTGCGAAAG GATCTTCCACCTGAAGTTAGAGAGGCTCAAGAAAAAAAGTTAGGAGGGCTTAAGAAACAACAAGAAATCCACAACCGACTCGCTGTGGAACGAAAAATCTTCTTGAGGGACAGAAAGATTAAGTTTTTTG AGAGGAGAAAGATAGAAAGGAGGATTAGGCGTTTGGAGAAGCTGCAAAGAACTTCATCCGGTCAGGCACAAGACGTGGATATTGCTGACCAGCTTTCTAAATTGAAAGAGGATCTTGAATATGTTAGG TTTTTCCCTAAGACCGAGAAATATGTATCTTTATTTACTGGAGGTGATGATTCAGACATAGTTGATAGGAGAAATAGATTGCGGAAGCAGATAAAAGCCAACTTAATTGCTGCTGCTGCCAGTGGGAAAGATATGGAAG AAACAGGGAGTGAGGATGATGGACTGTTGGATTTGAGTGATGATGATTTCTTTTTGACTGGAACCTCAAGTGATGAAGCTGATGCAGATGATGAATGGACAGATAAAAGTACCAG TCAAACATGTATGCATTTTATGCACAGGGAACAGGCTTCTAGTGCTTCTGGAAAAGCAGCATCTGGCATGTCTAGTGATGAAAGGAATCAG AGACAGGTTTCTGCCAGAGCTTTGATGCCACCTCCCAGGCCATCATCTAATTCCTTTTCAAATTCAGTACATGCAAAATCAAGGTTTGGATCTTCATCTAGCCGAAATTCATCCATGCGAAGAGCTGAAATGTCTGCATCAAGCAATGCATCAAATAGCAGAAGTGGTTCTTCCTTTAAGGCAGGGGGATCCTCAAACTCAAAGACAGGAAACAGTAGTAATTTAAGTTCCAATTCTGATGCTCGTAAGCCACGTAGAAAGAGGAGACCAAAAAAGAGAAAGCAACAG GCATGA